Sequence from the Bryobacteraceae bacterium genome:
GATGTCACTCCCACCGCGTACACGATGAGCGTCTCGCCAGGACGGGCCGGATTGCCGGCCCGCACCAAGCCGCCATCGGCATGTGTCACCAGTGGGCGCGCGTTGCGGTCACAAGAGGGCTCTTCGGGCAGCGCGTAGACCGCTCTCGGTTGGCCTGCGCAGCTTCCCGACAATATCCGGGTCGAACCAGCGAAGACCACTTCCTCGGATGCAACCGGCCGTCCGTTCATGATCACAGCAACCTCCTGACCACTGAGCGTATCGAAAATGTCGGGCCACTGGATCGTGATCGCCGCGCCCATTGGGCGGCCGACGCAACATTGTAGAACCGAAAGGATCGGCGCCTTCTGTTCCTTTTGCCCAGTTCGGGCCAACACTGAGATCCCACTGAGTTCGGTCGGCAGAGGAAATGTCGAAGCATAGGCTGGCGTCGGCGGCGCCTCGATGCCGAGGATCAGCAACGTCGTGATGTGACCGGGGTAGACGCTGGGTAGCCTTGGCAATCCCGTGGTGCCGATGATGCCGATCTGTGCCTGAGCCGATGGCGCCTGCAGTAGGACTAGGGTTGCAAAACTGACGAAGGCTAGTCTTGAAGTTTGGCCTCTCGACCGGCCCAGTCGACTCTCCGGGGAGAGACGTTCCAAAGTGTCGAACAAGCGGTGCATCTCTTCGGTCCCTTCTTCGACTGGCTGGTGAGTCTATTTCGGTTCCACGACGCTTCGGATACCCTGTTGCCTGTTGGCCGGATCACCGCTCTTCGCCCGCAACGGCGGATTCCCAGGCTCTCGCAAGACGGAACCGAGTTCGTAGGGGACAAACTGAGGCGTGAACTGATAGCTCCTGGCCTCGTCTCCCACCGGATCTACGACGAACGACTGACCAAGCCAGTTGCGCACAAGAGGGTGAAATGGTTCCTGTCGAATGTAAGGTGCCGACATCCACAGCCAGTCACCTGAAGCAATGCGCGCATAGTCGCCAGCACCGAAGCACGATATCGAACATCGGGGCGGAAGGGCGACATGCCAGAACGCTGGACGGATCGCGTCTTGAGAGCTGCCGGCGCAATCACCATAGGTAATAGCACCGAGGCCGTCGCTTCCGTGCGGGAAATAGACAGCCTTCTGAACGAAGCGTCTTCCATCGTCCGCCACCAGTTGGAGTGTGCCCGCCGCGACAGCATATGCCATGTAACAGGAGTTCCTCCCATCAAGGTCGCGGTGAACGAGGATGTTCAGAATTTCGAGGCTGGTCCAACTAGGGGGCGCTGAGCCAACGCCTGCGCCAGCGCTGAAAGTGAATACCAGATCCTTGATCGCGGCCCCGTCGGAAATTCCACCCGATAAAGGAGTTGACGAAGGGTTAACGCTGACCGGTCCGAGCCGGGCTGCAGCCACTAGACCGGGGACGAGAGAGAGGGAGGCGTGCGATTGGGCTGCAAATCATACAAGTGATCATTATTTATCACAAATTCACTCTGCCGGCAACCCCTGTTTATGCTCTTATTCTCGGCACAAGGCGGAGCGCATTTCTCGCCTTTGGGGGAAACGAGTGACGGCGCACCCGAAAGAACGATGCTATCGCGAAAACCACGCCAGGACACGCCGCTGGAACTCCGCCGCCGCCACCAACGACGCCCGCGTGTGCCCCGCGCCGGGCACCTCCCACAACTCCGTGTACCGCGGATTCGCCGCATGCAGCGCGCGCGACTGCGCCGGGGCCGTCCGCGTGTCGGCCAACCCGTGGATCAGCAGCACCGGCGTCGTCGCGTTGCGGAGGACCGCCTCCGGCGACGCAGCCTCCAGATCCACGCCGTAGCGGGCCCGCGCGTAGAGGAAGCCCGCCTCCAGCAACGGCCACCCGGCGAAGCGCGGCAGGCCGGTCAGCCGTGGAATGCGCTCAGCGGCGGCTTCGCGGAACGTCGAAAAGGAGCACTCCGCAACCAGCGCGCGAAAGCGGTTCTCCACGGCGAGCGATTGAATGAGGATCGCCGCGCCCATCGATTCGCCAAGTCCGAACAGTTGCCCCGCGCGCTGATCGCGAGCGAGAAAGTCGGCCCAGCGCCGCACGTCGCCGCGCTCATGGATCCCATAAGTCACCGCGTCGCCGCCGCTCACGCCGTGACCGCGGCTGTCGGCGGCCAGGGCCAAATATCCGTTGGCCGCGAAAAAGCGCCCGAAGCCATCCATGCCGCGGCGGGAGTCTCCAGCGCCGTGCAGCAGAAGGACCGCCTTCCCGTTGGATGCCGGCGGCCGGTAGAGCGCGCCGCGAAGAACCGCGCCGTCCGACGCGGTGACGGAAACCTCCATCCCGGGTGCGGTCTCCGGGGCGGGGCGATACCGGGGCGCGAGATGGAACGCGGTCTCAACCAGGAAGATCGACACTCCGGCCACGACGGTCCCGGCGAAGGCGAGGATGACGGCCACGCGGCGCATTTCCCACAAAGGTAGCACCGCTGGAAAACGCGATCCTTGCACCGCGCACGCATCCGCGTTAGCATCCAATCATGCTGCCGGAATTTCTCAATCGTCGCGATCTGTTCGTCCGCGGCGGCCTGCTCGCCGCCCTCTTTCCCGGAATCGCCACGCGCCGCGCCCACGCCGCCGCGCTCCGCATCGGCAACGATATTTATCAATCCATCGGCGCACGGCCGGTGGTCAATGCCAAAGGTACTTTTACCATCATCTCGGGCTCGCAGACGCTGCCCGAAGTCAAAGCCGCCATGGACCAGGCCTCACGCCACTACGTTCATATGGATGAACTGATGGACGCGGTGGGGCGGCGGCTCGCCGAGATCACGAAGGCCGAATGGGGCATGGTCTCTTCGGGGTGCGCCGCCGCGCTCGCCCACGCCGCCGCGGCCGCCATCTGCGGCGCGAATCCGGAGAAACTGCAGCGCCTGCCGGACACCCGGGGCCTCAAGAACGAAGTGATCGCACCCACCTATTCGCGCAACGTCTACGATCACGGGATCCGCGCCGTTGGCGCGCATTTTGTCAACGTCCGCACGGTGGACGAGTACAAGGCCGCCTTCAACGAACGGACCGCACTCGTCATGATCCTCGCCTCCCCGCCGGATTCGGGCGAGATGGGCCTGCAGGTGCTCGCGCCGATCGCCAAGCAGCACGGCGTGCCCGTGCTCGTCGACGCGGCCGCCGAGAAACTCACGATTCCGAACGTTCACCTCACGCGCGGAGCCGATCTCGTCGCCTACTCCGGCGGCAAGTGCCTTCGTGGGCCGCAAAGCGCCGGCCTCCTGCTCGGCAACAAGAAACTCGTCCAGACCGCGTGGATTCACTCGGCCCCGCACCACGCTTTCGGCCGTCCGATGAAGGCCGATAAGGAAGCGATCATGGGCATGCTCGCGGCCGTCGAAATGTGGGTCAAGCGCGATCACGACGCCGAGTGGAAGCAGTGGGAAGGCTGGCTCGATACGATCGCGAAGAGCGTGAAGCGGGTGCCGGGCGTGACCACCGAAGTGCTCCAGCCGAACGGCCTGTCGAACCACGCGCCGCGCTTGGCGATCAACTGGGATGGCGACGCGATGGGGATCGCCGGCCGTGAAGTGGAGAAGGCGATGCTCGACGGCGATCCGCGGGTGGTGATGGCCGGCGCATTCGGGGACCGGCGGTCCAACATGAAACGCAGCTCGGTCTCGGTGATGCCGTATATGATGATGCCGGGCGATGCGGAGATCGTGGCGCGGCGGCTCCATGAAGTGCTGACCACGCTCCCGAAGTCGCCCATGAAGCCGAAGGCGGAGGCCAAGGTGAACGTGGCCGGCCAGTGGGACGTCGAAGTCGAGTTCCTGACGGGCTCGGCGCAGCACGGGTTCATCTTCGAGCAGACCGGCGGGAGCCTGGTCGGCACGCACACGGGCGAGTTCCTCGGCGGCGACATTCGCGGGTCGGTGGAAGGCGACGACGTGTGGGTCCGCAGCTCGCACAAGTACGAAGGGACACGCCTTGGCTATGAGTTCATGGGCAAGGTCAGCGGCGACACGATGAGCGGCACGGTCGATCTCGGCGAGTACGGTCAGGCCACTTTCACCGCCAAGCGTCACAAGTACGGCGAGCCCGGTGGAATCGTCCGCCCGCTCAAGAATGTCTGATTTCGCGGTGCGCCAGGCGCGCGCGTCAGATTTCGACGCTCTGCTTCCGATGCGGCTGGCTCTCTGGGACGATTCCACGGCCGAGGAGTTGCGCAGGATTCTTGCTGGTCCTTGGACCGTCGGCGGCTTGCCGGCCGCCGTCCTGATCGCCGAAACGCTGTCGGGCGAGGCGGCGGGTTTCGCCGAGGTGAGCGTCCGCTCCTGCGCCGACGGCTGCGATGAGTCCCGGCCGGTGGGGTACATGGAGGGCTGGTTCGTGGCGGGCGCTCACCGGCGCCGCGGCGCGGGCCGTTGCCTGCTGGCGGCGGCCGAGCAGTGGGCGCGTGAAAAAGGCTGCCGCGAGTTTGCCTCCGATACCTGGGTCGACAATCACGCCTCCCATCGCACGCACCTCGCGCTCGGGTTCGAGGAAGTGGACCGCTGCATTCACTATCGAAAAACGCTCGGTTAACAATCGGCGCGGGCCCCCTGGACATTCCCTATCGGGAGGCGTAGTATATAAGCGGTTCATCGAGACGCCGTTTTTTTCCTTTCATACCGGTCTGATACTTAACTCCCTCTCGTTTAAGGAGCAGTCCATGTTCGAAAGTCTCGATGACACAATGAAGCACGACGACAAAGCGGCGTCTTCGCCGAAGGAACGGGCTGTCGTCTGGGTGGCTGTAGCCATTCTTTCGGTCTTGTTGTTCGGCGGCCTCTATTTTGGCGTGCAGTTCCTGAGCTGACCCCGGACGGGGTCGTGCTCGGACGCGAAACTCACGCGAGTCTCCAGGGTTTAACCTTGGAGAAGACATGCGGGTCTCTGCGCTCTTATTGACAGTCTTGGGGGCGTCCATCGCCTCCGCCGCCACATTCGGTACCGTTGTGCCGATCACCGGGAGTGTGTCGGATCTTGTCCTTGACGAGGCTCGCAACCGCCTCTACCTGGTCAATACGACCACCGACGAGGTCCTCGTCTATTCGACGCTCCAGCGACGGTTCCTGGACCCGATCCGCGTGGAGGATCAGCCGCTCGCCGCGGCTATTTCCCGCGACGGCCGCTTCCTGTATGTCACCTGCCACCTCGGCAACTCGCTGAACGTCATCAACCTCGACCAATTGCAGGTCTCCAACCGCATCGGGCTGCCGGCGCGGCCGCAAGGCGTCGCCGTTGGCTATGACGAACGCGTGCTGATCTCGACGGTGGGTACCGGAACGGGCAACCAGTTCAACGTCCTGCTGATTTACGATCCCGCGGCCACGGGGGGCGCGCAGGCGCTGACCCCCGTTCCCGTTTCCCCGCCGCCGGGAACCAATCCGCTGACGCCGCAGCAGAGCCTCGGCCGCGGCGGCCTTGTGAACCGCAGCTTTCTAGCCGCCAGCGCCGATGGCCGCTGGATCGCGGGCGCGAACATCCCGAACGCCAACAGCGAAGTGGTGTTTCTCTACGAAGCCGCGTCCGGAACGGTGCTCCGCAGCCGCCGCGTGACGGGCGTTTCCCCAGTCCTCTCGATGTCGCCGAGCGGGGACCGCTTTCTGGCGGGGCTCACCTTGTTCGACGCCAGCGACCTGACCGTGCTGGCGCAGCAGAACGCCGCCAACTCTCCTTACCCGCTGCCGAACGGCGCCAATTTCAATCTTCAGCAGAATCAGGGCGGAAGCGTCTTCACGCCGGACGGATCGCGGCTCTACACGGCCTTCAACTTCGCCCCGGTAACCAATCCGGCCACCCGCGCCAACGTCAGCCAGTTGATGCTCAACGACCCGGACAACCTGCTGATCGACTTCGCGCTGCAGATGCCGGAGAATATCGCCGGAAAGATGGTGATCAGCTCCGACGGACGGACGATCTACGCGCTGTCGGAATCCGGAATCGTGGTTGCGCCGGTTGGGACGATGATGCAGAGTCCGGTGGCGACCCTCGCCACCAATACCGTACTGCTCACCAATGACCAGTGCGGCGTCTTCGGGGATACGCGCTCGCAGAACCTGCTCGTACGGAACGCCGGCGCCGGGCGTATCACCGCGAGCCTCTCGCTGCTCCAGACGCAGGCGAATGCGAATCTCGCCGGTAATGCCGGACTGGGCGGCGCGGGCGGACCGGGCGGCGGCGCTCCAGGGGCTCTGCCGATCATCATCGTGGCGCCGCCGGGCGCGGCGGGCGGAGGCGCCGCGGCCACCGGACGGGCCGCTCAAATCACGGGCACGGCGCCCGTCGTGCGCGCCACCAACACCGCCCAGGGCGCCAACCTCCAATTCACCTACAACTCGCGCAACCTCGGTATCGGCACCGTATCGCCGTTTCATCAATATGTCGTGCAGTCGAACGAGGCGATCAACATCCCGCCCACGGTGCGCGTCTTTCAGAACAACCGGAATTCGGACTCGCGATCCGACATCATGCCGATCGCTACAGGGCTCTCCGCCGCCGAGGGGCTTGTCGATATCGTGCAGGACGCCAATCGCCGCCGGATCTACGTCGCCAACTCGGGGATGAATCGCGTGGAGGTGTTCGACCAGCGCACGCATGCCCTGCTGGCCCCGATCAAGGTCGGGCAGCTTCCGCGTTCGCTGGCCCTCACCCCGGACGGCGCAACGCTCTACGTGGCCAATAGCGGCAGCGAATCGATCACCATCATCGATACGGCCAAGCTCGAAGTGGTGGGACGCATCCGGTTTCCGGCGACGCCGTTCAACGCCACCGTTGCCCCGGTCCGTCCGCAGGCGCTCGCGTTCGGCCAGCGCGGGTTGTTGGTCGTCATGACCGACGGCACGATCTGGCGCGTGATCGGCAACGAGGCTACGCCCCGCCAGTTCAACACGCAGGTGATTCCGGCGAACAACCAGGGTGTCCAGATTCTGACAGCGCCGCGGACGATGGCCGCCAGCCCGAACGGCGAAGTGATCCTCGTGCTGGCCGGCAACGGATTCGTCTACCTCTACGATGCCAACCAGGACGATTTCGTCCAGGCGCGGCAGATCACCTCCGGCGCGATCCGGGGCTATTTCGGGCCCATCTCGGCGGGTCCGCGCGGCCAGTACTTCCTGGTGAACGGGCTGGTGCTCAACCAGGCGCTGACGCCGGTGGCCGACGCCGGGCAGATCGCCACCGGCAATACGGCCGGAAGCGCGACGAATGACCGGCCTGTGTCGGCGGTGGCCGCCATCGGGCTCACCTCGTTCGCGCGATTCACGCCGGCGTTTCTGAACAACGCCAATCAGCTTCTCACCGAACGTACGCCTCCGACGGTGGAGTTGGTGAATGCCACCAATTACCGTCCCACCGGAACGGCGCCCGCGGTGGAACGTCCGGTTTCGGCGCCCACTGGAAACCAGCGCGCCAATGTCGACGGCCGCACGATGGTGGTGGACACGGTGGACAACATGGCCTACGCGCTCACGGCCAGTGGTTTGAGCATGATTCCGCTCGCCGCGCAGCCGGCGGCTTCGCGGCCGTCGATCAATCCGAACGGCATCGTCGATCTCGCCAACTACCAGACGAAGGTGGCCTTCGGCGGGCTGTTCAGCATCTTCGGCGCCAATCTCGGCGAATCCGCCGCCGCGTCGTCTACCCCGCTCCCGACGAGGCTCGGCGGCATGTGCGTCACCGTGAACGACGTTCCGGTGCCCCTGCAGATGACTTCGCCCTCGCAGATCAACGCGCAGATCCCGCAGACGGCCACCGCCGGGCGCTTCCAGGTTGTGGTGCGGAACCTGGGCGACCGCAGCGCTTCCGTCCAGCGCCCCATCGACATCCAGAAATACGCACCGGCCGTGCTGGCCGACCCGTCCACCCAGCGCGCCTACGTCTTTCATGCCGACGGCAGCCCGGTGACGGCGAACAACCCCGCCAAGCGCGACCGTCCGATCACTCTCTACGCGATCGGCCTGGGACCAACGAAAGGTCCGCGTATCGGCGCGGGCGATGCCACGCCGGCCGACGAGCCATCCCTAACCGACAAAGTCGAGGTCTACTTCGGCGACCCCAGATACAACGGCGCGGAGATCATCGTCGAGTGGAGTGGACTGGTTCCCGGCTACGTCGGACTCTACCAGCTCAACCTGCGGGTCCCCGGCAACCACCTTCGGGGCGAAGCGCTGCCGATCACACTCAAGATCGGCAACGTCACAAGCGCCTCCGAGGGGCCGGTTGTCCCCACGATTGCGGTCGATTAAGCTAGGAACAGGGCTCGAAGCGTGCCCGGAGGGATCACGCGTGCGTGTGCGACCATAGCCGCGCGATGATTGTGGCGTCAGCCCGGCCTGTCTAGCACCCGGGTGGCCCAGTCCAGCAAGTCGACAAGATCACGTGGGGAATTATGAGAGATTCGTTGGTATTGAAAAAGATCCTAGTGGTGGCGATTGCGTTGGCGGCGGCCGGCTGCTCGACCGATAGCGAGGCTTCGCGGAAGCGCCTGCTCGAGACCGGCAACAAATACTACGAGGCGGGGAAGTATAAGGAAGCCTCGATCGTCTACCGGCGGCTGCTGCAAAGAAACCAGAAATACGGCCCGGCTTACTATCAGCTCGGTCTGGCTGAATTGAAGTCGGGGCGGTACAGCGAAGCCCTTCAGGCTCTCCGGCGCGCGGTGGAACTGCAGCCGGATAACGCCGACGCTCACACCAAGCTGGGAGATCTCTATCTCGCGGCCTACATGAGTAATCCGCGGACGATGAAGCAGTTCCTCAACGAATTCGAAAGCCTTTCGCAGACTCTTCTCAAACGGAACCCCAAGGATTTTCAAGGCCTGCGCATGCGCGGCTTTTATCTGAACGCCACCGGCGACGCGGCCGGCGCCGTGGATGCCTTCCAGCAGGCGATCGAACAGAAGCCCACCGATGCCGCGATCCGGCTGGCGCTCGCCCAGGCGCTTGTGCGCACCGAGAAGTTCGCCGAGGCGGAAAAGGTAACCCGCGAAGCCATCGAGATCGACAAGAAACTCTCGGCCTCCTACGATTTTCTCTACCTGCTCAAGATGCGCGATAAAGATGTGGCCGAGGGGGAGAAAACCCTGAAGGCCAAGATCGCGAACAATCCCGAGCATCCCGAGTACGAAGTGGAACTGGCCGCGCACTATCTGCGGAACAAGCAGCGTCCGGAGATGCTGGCCGCGATCGACCGTCTTCTCAAGAGCAAGATCCAGGCTCCGTACCAGACGGCCGGCGACTTCTATCTGCGGGCCGGCGACACGGCAGCGGCGACACAGATGTACGAGCAGGGCGTGAAGTCGGACCCGGAACATAAGGCCAACTATCAGAAGCGGCTCACGGAACTGATGGCGATGCAGGGCAAGCGCCAGGAGGCAATCGCCCTCGCCCAGCAATTGGTGGAGCAGAACGGGGACGATCCGGAAGCCCGCGCCATCCGCGCCGCTCTCCGGCTGCAGGGCGGAAAGAAGGAAGATCTCGAAGGCGCGATCGCAGAACTGCTTGAGGTGGTGAAGAAGCTACCCAACAACCCGGTAGTGCGGTTCAACCTCGGTGAGGCCTACCTGGCCAAAGGCGAGGTCGATCCGGCGATCGTCCAGTTCCAGGAAGCGCTCAAGGCGCGGCCGAACTACGTGCAGCCCAAGCTCTCCCTCGCCCGGATTCACCTCTCGCGCCGGGAATTCGCCCGCGCCCAGCAATTGGCCGACGAGGCCCTGCAGGCGGCGCCGGCGCTGCTGGTGGCCAAGCTGATCCGGATTTCTTCTCTGATTGGACTGCAGGACAAGCGCGCCGCCCGGGAAGACCTTACGAAGCTCCTCGCCGAGAAGCCGGACCTCGCCGACGCACGGTATCTTCTGGGCGTCCTCGACGTGGCCGAGAACCGGATGGCCGACGCCGAGAAGAACTTCGCCGCTCTCTATCAATCGAACAATACCGACCTTCGCGGCCTGCTCGGCCTGGTGGAGATCTACGCGAGCACGAACCGCATGGATCGCGCCCGGGAACTGGTGGAGCGCGAGATGAAGAACTCGCCGGCCAATCCGCGGGGACTCCGGATCGCGCACGCGAATCTTTCGGTGCGGTCCAAGAACTACGACGAGGCCGCCACCACCTACCGCGCCCTGCTGCAGGAGACGCCGGAAGATGCGAGCCTGTGGATGCGGCTGGGTGAAACGTACCGCCGCTCGGGCAAGATGGAAGAGTGCGTGGAGTCCTTGCAGAAGGCCACGCAGGCGGCTCCGAACGCGCCCGGCCCGTGGCTTCAGCTTGCGCTTGTCATGGAGTCCGCCGGCCGTCACGACAAGACCCGTCCGATCTACGAGCATCTGCTGAAGATCGCGCCGGACAACCCGATCGCGCTGAACAATCTGGCGTTCATGATGGCCGAGACCGGCAAGGACCTGGATCAGGCCCTCTCCTACGCACAGAAGGCCAAGCAGCAGTTGCCGAACAACGATGACATCGCCGACACGCTCGGCTGGGTCTACATCAAGAAGAACCTCAGCGACGACGCGATCAAAATCTTCAACGAACTCCTCTCCAAGCAGCCGAGCCATGTCACTTGGCGGTACCATCTCGCCATGGCCCTGTTCCAGAAGGGGGACAAGCTCCAGGCCAAGAAGGAACTGCAGGTGGCGCTGAAGAACAGCCCCAAGCCTGAGGAAGAGAAGAAGATCAACGACTTGTTGGCGCGCATCGGATAGCGCTCCAGCCTCGAAGCCTCGCTTGAATCACCCTGCGTTTCCCTATGTCGCGCCGATGGCGCTGTTTCTGGTGTTGCTCGCCGCGGGCGACATCCTCGGGCTCGGCGCGTGGGAGTATCCATTCCGGTGCGCCGCTCTGGCCGCCGCGCTCTGGTTCTGGTCGCGCGGGGTTATCGATCTCCGCGTCCGGTCTCTGATTCCCTCGGCGGCCATCGGCGCCGTCGTCTTCGCGATTTGGGTTGGGCCCGACGTTCTCTGGCCCTCCTATCGCGCCCATTGGCTATTTTCCAATTCGATCACCGGTTTGCCGGAGAGCTCTTTCCCGGCGGCTCACCGGGACTCGGCGATGGCTCTGCTGTTCCGTTCCATTCGCGCCACGTTGCTTGTGCCGGTGGTGGAAGAGCTTTTCTGGCGGAGCTGGCTCATGCGGTGGATCATCAAGCCGGACTTCCTTTCGGTTCCGCTCGGCGCCTGGTCGGCCAAGGCGTTCTGGATCACCGCCGTGTTGTTCGCCGCCGAACACGGCTCCTACTGGGACGTGGGCCTTGTGTGCGGCGTCATATACAATGCGTGGATGGTGCGCACGCGCAGCCTGGGCGACTGCATTCTCGCTCACGCCGTCACCAACGGCCTGCTGTGCGCCTACGTGATCTCCGGCGGCCACTGGCAGTATTTGTAGATTTCCGCCGGGAACTCCGATGACGCTGCTAATCCGCGGCGCCCGGCAGTTGATTACCGCCCAGGGCTCCGCCGGACCCCGCCGCGGGACCTGTCTCTCCGATCTCCGCATCATTCCCGCCGGCGCCGTCCTCATTCGCGATGGACGCATCGAGCAGGTGGGTCCCGCTTCCCGCGTCGAACGCCTCGAGGCCGCCCGCAAGGCCCGCCCAATCGACGCCTTCGGACGCGTCGTGATGCCCGGGTTCGTGGACCCGCTTTCGCGCCCTCTCTCCGGACCGCTCCTCGCCACCCGGGAATCGGCCCGCAAGGCAATGGCTGGGTACTCTTCGCAGCGCATGGAGATCGAGGCGGGCCGCAGGATCTCCGCCGCCGCGCGGCAAGGCGTCACCACGGCCGGCGCCGGCTGTGGCTACTGCGCGTCGCCGGAGCGCGAACGAAAAGCGCTGCGCGTCCTGGCCAAACTCAACGGCCGCGACGCCAACATCGTCGGCCAGTATCACGCCCTCGGCGCGGAAGCCGCGGCCGAACCCGGTCTGTGGAATTCGCTCGTGGCGAAAAAGCTCGCCGCGGCGGCCGTCTCACCCTCTCCGGAAACCTGCGCCGCCGCGACAGCCGCCGGTCTCCGGGCGATACGCCTGCACCCGGGCTTCGCCGATTCCGGACCGGTACGCATCCTTCTTCCGGGCGAAGCCTATCACGGCGAAGCACCGTATCCACCTGCGCGACAATGGATCGAGCAAGGAATGCCGGTGGCGCTCGCCACGGGCTTCGATCTTTGCTCCTGCCCGATCGCCTCCATGCCGATGATCCTTTCCCTCGCCTGCGCCCAGATGCGGATGACGCCCGAACAGGCGATTCTCGCGTCCACCGTCAACGCGGCGCACGCGCTCGCGGCCGGAGCCCTCTGCGGCTCCATTGAGGCCGGCAAGCGCGCCGACATCCTCATCCTCGAGACCGGGGACTACCGTGACGCCGTTTACCTGGCCGGACAGAATCCGGTGGCGCTCGCCATCGTCGCCGGAAAACCGCTGGGTCCTCGT
This genomic interval carries:
- a CDS encoding amidohydrolase family protein; this translates as MTLLIRGARQLITAQGSAGPRRGTCLSDLRIIPAGAVLIRDGRIEQVGPASRVERLEAARKARPIDAFGRVVMPGFVDPLSRPLSGPLLATRESARKAMAGYSSQRMEIEAGRRISAAARQGVTTAGAGCGYCASPERERKALRVLAKLNGRDANIVGQYHALGAEAAAEPGLWNSLVAKKLAAAAVSPSPETCAAATAAGLRAIRLHPGFADSGPVRILLPGEAYHGEAPYPPARQWIEQGMPVALATGFDLCSCPIASMPMILSLACAQMRMTPEQAILASTVNAAHALAAGALCGSIEAGKRADILILETGDYRDAVYLAGQNPVALAIVAGKPLGPRDEFRVD